A stretch of DNA from Roseovarius sp. W115:
CGCCTGCCCATGACCTTGAAGCAGACACAAAAATCCTGCGCCACTCCTGTGGGAGTGGCAACAGACGCGCCGACATCCCATCCGAATTTACGATTCCGTTCAATGGTTTTGTGACATTTCAAACCAATGTTTTGCACATCCGAAACTGAACTTTCGAAATTCTTCCGCCAAACCTTTTGAAAATAAATGTTTTTCAAGGGCGAGTTGTAGGGGTTTCATTTGAATTGGCTGTAATCAAAGCTCCCAACTGGCCCTATTTTAGAGGCGGGATTCAATGCTGATACTGGGCAGAGTTTTTGAAATGGCAATCACCTGTGCCCGTCCCGTTGACGGGCTTTACTTGATGGAGCTTCTCATGGATGGCAACCAGCTGAATGATATTGAAAAAATCGTCGATGCCGATCGCGCACATGTGTGGCATCACCTGATCCAGCACAAACCGTTTGAAACCGGTGCTCCACGGATCATCGTGGAAGGTAAGGGCATGCGGGTTTGGGACCAGCATGGCAAAGAGCATCTGGATGCAGTGTCCGGTGGTGTTTGGACCGTTAACGTAGGCTATGGCCGCGAGCGGATCGCCAATGCGGTACGCGACCAGTTGATCAAGTTAAACTACTTCGCTGGTACGGCTGGCTCGATCCCGGGCGCGCAATTTTCCGAACGTTTGATTTCGAAAATGCCTGGCATGAGCCGCGTGTACTACGTGAACTCAGGGTCAGAGGCGAACGAAAAAGCGTTCAAGATGGTGCGTCAGATCTCGCACAAGCGTTACGGCGGCAAAAAGCACAAGATCCTTTATCGTGATCGCGATTACCACGGCTCGACCCTGGCGACGATGTCAGCCGGTGGTCAAGATGAGCGCAATGCGCAGTATGGCCCCTTTGCGCCGGGCTTTGTGCGGGTTCCGCACTGCCTTGAGTATCGCGCGCAATGGGATCTGTCGGGTGAGGAATACGGCATCGCGGCGGCTAATGCGATTGAAGAAGTCATCCTGGCAGAAGGTCCGGATACTGTCGGAGCACTTTGCCTTGAGCCAGTGACAGCGGGCGGCGGGGTAATAACGCCCCCAGAAGGTTACTGGCCACGTGTGCAAGAGATCTGCCGCAAGTATGACATCCTTCTGCATATCGACGAAGTGGTTTGCGGTGTGGGACGTACGGGCACCTGGTTTGGCTACCAGCATTATGGCGTTGAGCCGGATTTCGTCACCATGGCCAAAGGTGTGGCCTCGGGTTATGCGGCTATTGCATGCTGCGTGACCAATGAGCGTGTCTTTGAGATGTTCAAAGAGAATGTTGAGGATCCGCTGGACTACTTCCGTGATATCTCGACTTTTGGTGGCTGTACTGCGGGCCCTGCAGCGGCTCTTGAAAACATGGCGATCATCGAGGAGGAGAACCTTCTGGAGAACACGGCCCAGATGGGCGATTACATGTTTGATCAACTCAGCGCGCTTGCCGACAAACATGCTGTGATTGGCCATGTGCGTGGCAAGGGTCTATTCCTTGGCGCAGAGCTTGTGGCGGACCGTGACAGCCGTGATCCTGTAGACGAAAAGCAGGCTCAGGCGGTGGTTGCCGACTGTATGCAGCAAGGTGTCATCATTGGGGTGACCAATCGGTCGATCCCGGGGTTCAACAATACGCTTTGCTTCTCACCTGCGTTGATCTCAACCAAGGACGATATCGACGAGATTGTCTCGGCTGTGGATAACGCGCTGGGCAAGGTCTTCGGCTAAGCTTCAAGGTATCTAAGTCAAAAGGGCCCTTCGGTTGCGCACCGAAGGGCCTTTTTAGTGCCACCACGCGGTCCGGTGATGCCGGTTAAGCCAGCCGCCCAGGCTCAGGTGATCTCGACGGATCAAGAGCACCAGCGCGATCAAGGCGCCGAGAACGGCAAGATCAATTACCGGGTTTCGGTTGATGGGAAACCCACGATCATTGAGGGCGAAGGGATCAAAAAACCGCTCCCAACGACGTGCCACCGTGAAAAAATGCATAACCAGAAGCGTCGAATAGGAAGCGTATCGGAAGATGCCAATGGCCACGCATAGGCAGATTGCAATTTGTAGCCCGCCTGCAGAGTAGACCTGCCAGAGGCTTAGCTCGACCTCATCAAAATGGCGGGCCAATTGTTGATACTGGCCTGGCGTGATG
This window harbors:
- a CDS encoding aspartate aminotransferase family protein, with the protein product MDGNQLNDIEKIVDADRAHVWHHLIQHKPFETGAPRIIVEGKGMRVWDQHGKEHLDAVSGGVWTVNVGYGRERIANAVRDQLIKLNYFAGTAGSIPGAQFSERLISKMPGMSRVYYVNSGSEANEKAFKMVRQISHKRYGGKKHKILYRDRDYHGSTLATMSAGGQDERNAQYGPFAPGFVRVPHCLEYRAQWDLSGEEYGIAAANAIEEVILAEGPDTVGALCLEPVTAGGGVITPPEGYWPRVQEICRKYDILLHIDEVVCGVGRTGTWFGYQHYGVEPDFVTMAKGVASGYAAIACCVTNERVFEMFKENVEDPLDYFRDISTFGGCTAGPAAALENMAIIEEENLLENTAQMGDYMFDQLSALADKHAVIGHVRGKGLFLGAELVADRDSRDPVDEKQAQAVVADCMQQGVIIGVTNRSIPGFNNTLCFSPALISTKDDIDEIVSAVDNALGKVFG